GTCCATCCGCAACGCCTACCTGAGCGGCGAACAGAACATGGACATCCAGGACCGCACGGCCTTCCTGGAACTGACCGGCCTCTACGAACGCATGGTCTGGACCCTGGGCCGCCTCGCCGCGCTTCAGTCGGCTCAGAAGCGGTTGGCCGGTTTCGCAAGTGATTAGGCCCGGTCCTTCATTGGGCCTTCGTAGATGCTCAGCCCCAGTATCTCATTGCATGAGCGACACACTGGAGGATACAGAATGATCAAGACAGTCAACCAAGCCCACCGTATTATCTTCATGTAAAAACCATGCCGGACACCGCCTAGTCTTTCTCCATACAACAACCTGTAACAACTGAAGAAAAAATATACAGCCCAGCTTGACTTGGGCAGACTCCTAGCCTACTTCTTGGTCATGACATGTATAAACATCCACGAAGTCAAGACTCATCTCTCAAGTTGCCTTGAACGCGTCGTAAAAGGTGAGCGGATCATCATCTGTAAGCGCAACTTGCCCGTTGCGGAATTGATCCCTATTCGGCGACAAACGCGTGCTAAGCGTCCCATTGGGCTGGCCGGAAAAGAGTATCCGGGGTTCCGTGTCGATCAGAAATTTTTCGACCCCCTGCCCGCTGACCTTGAAGCCGCGTTTTCTGGCGAAACCGCATGAAGATTCTTCTGGATACCTGCACCTTTCTATGGATCATTGCCGGCAGCAAAGAACTCTCTTCCAAGGCCAGGGACGTTTTTGTCGATCCAGACGTAGACGTGTATCTCAGCGCTGCGTCCTGTTGGGAAATAAGCGTCAAATGGTCGCTGGGAAAACTTGAACTGCCTCAAGAGCCGCGGCTTTTTGTTTCCCGGCAGCGTGACAAACATGGCGTCCTCCCCTTACCCATTTCTGAAGAGGCAACCTTCAATCTACCCAGTTTGCCCAAAATCCACAAAGATCCCTTTGATCGAATCTTGATTTGCCAAGCAATCCAAGACGGAATGATTTTGCTCACTCCAGATCCGATGATCACGACCTACCCCGTTCGGACAGCCTGGTAGTAACGTTCGTTTACACTGTGGAGACCATGGTGCCTGAGGGCAAGCGTTGACGGGATTGCGCGGCAGTTCCTTTCGCGAGAGAGCTTCCCGTCGACGATGAGCAGGGAATGGAACGCGTCAAGCTGGTTGTCGCGGCGTCTCGCCGTGCCCGGCCTTCTTGCCTGACGCGTTCAAGGACAGAACATAGCTGTTGATGCCTTCCTGGGGCCAGTAGCGGGCTTCGAGGGAGTCCAGCAGTTTGCCGGCCATGCACAGCCCCAGGGCCTCGAAGGTTTTGACCTGCAACAGATGCAGTTGATCGGTCCGGAGATAGTGGTCCAGCGGACCACGTATCCCCGGGTACTCGATCACCACTTGAAATCCATCGTCCTGTACCCGGAAGCGGGCGGAGATGTCCGCGTTGTGTTTTGAGGTCTTGATGGTGCTCAGGGCATAGAGAAAGACTTCCTCCACGGCCAGTTGCAAACGCTTGGCGTCGTCTTGCGGCGTATTCCGCACCCGGCACAGCGCCTCCAACCCGGCATTGACCACCGCGACCATCTCCCGGCGTGGGGTCACCGTTACACGGACC
This genomic stretch from Desulfonatronum thiodismutans harbors:
- a CDS encoding type II toxin-antitoxin system Phd/YefM family antitoxin, producing MTCINIHEVKTHLSSCLERVVKGERIIICKRNLPVAELIPIRRQTRAKRPIGLAGKEYPGFRVDQKFFDPLPADLEAAFSGETA
- a CDS encoding type II toxin-antitoxin system VapC family toxin — encoded protein: MKILLDTCTFLWIIAGSKELSSKARDVFVDPDVDVYLSAASCWEISVKWSLGKLELPQEPRLFVSRQRDKHGVLPLPISEEATFNLPSLPKIHKDPFDRILICQAIQDGMILLTPDPMITTYPVRTAW